One genomic window of Cricetulus griseus strain 17A/GY chromosome 3, alternate assembly CriGri-PICRH-1.0, whole genome shotgun sequence includes the following:
- the Tmem86a gene encoding lysoplasmalogenase-like protein TMEM86A isoform X2, translating into MVSPVTVVKSEGPKLVPFFKATCVYFVLWLPSSSPSWVSALIKCLPIFCLWLFLLAHGIRFLLVHPSASLIFVGLVFSAVGDAFLIWQDHGYFEYGLLMFAVTHILYASAFGMRPLALRTGLVIGVLSGLCYALLYPGLSGAFTYLVGVYVALISFMGWRAMAGLRLVGAAWRWTELAAGSGALLFIISDLTIALNKFCFPVPYSRALIMSTYYAAQMLIALSAVESREPVEDYRLSKAN; encoded by the exons ATGGTGTCCCCGGTCACTGTG GTGAAGAGTGAGGGACCCAAACTGGTGCCCTTCTTTAAGGCCACCTGTGTGTATTTTGTGCTCTGGCTTCCCTCATCCAGCCCATCGTGGGTCAGTGCCCTTATTAAGTGCCTGCCCATCTTCTGCCTCTGGCTTTTCCTTCTGGCCCATGGCATCAGGTTCCTGCTGGTCCACCCCAGTGCCTCCCTCATCTTTGTGGGGCTCGTCTTCTCTGCTGTGGGTGATGCCTTCCTCATCTGGCAGGACCACGGCTACTTTGAGTATG GTCTCCTGATGTTTGCTGTGACACACATACTCTATGCCTCGGCCTTTGGCATGCGGCCACTGGCTCTCCGGACAGGTCTGGTGATTGGAGTGCTGTCAGGCCTGTGCTATGCTCTACTTTACCCAGGGCTGTCAGGTGCCTTCACCTACTTGGTAGGGGTCTATGTGGCCCTTATCAGCTTCATGGGCTGGAGAGCTATGGCAGGGTTGCGGCTGGTTGGGGCAGCCTGGCGATGGACGGAGCTGGCGGCTGGCAGCGGTGCACTGCTTTTCATCATCTCAGACCTGACCATCGCTCTCAACAAGTTCTGCTTTCCTGTGCCCTACTCTCGGGCACTCATCATGTCCACTTACTATGCTGCTCAGATGCTCATTGCCCTGTCTGCTGTCGAGAGCCGGGAGCCAGTGGAAGACTATAGACTGAGCAAGGCCAACTGA